The following proteins come from a genomic window of Portunus trituberculatus isolate SZX2019 chromosome 35, ASM1759143v1, whole genome shotgun sequence:
- the LOC123513247 gene encoding ADP-ribosylation factor-like protein 3, whose product MGLLSLLRKLKSAPDQELRLLLLGLDNAGKTTLLKKLASEDITQTTPTQGFNIKSVQSDGFKLNVWDIGGQRKIRPYWRNYFENTDVLIYVIDSGDRKRFEETGQELGEILSEEKLAGVPVLIFANKQDLFNAAPASEIAEGLQLHTIRDRTWQIQACSATSGEGVKDGLDWVCKNLKKK is encoded by the exons ATG GGTCTGCTTTCCCTCCTAAGGAAGCTTAAGTCTGCACCAGACCAGGAGTTGCGTCTTCTTCTGCTTGGTCTGGacaatgcagggaaaacaacaTTGCTTAAGAAATTAGCTTCAGAGGACATAACTCAAACAACACCTACTCAGGGATTCAACATCAAGTCTGTCCAGTCAGATGGGTTCAAGCTGAATGTATGGGATATTGGTGGTCAGCGGAAAATTCGTCCCTATTGGAGGAATTATTTTGAGAATACTGATGTCTTG ATCTATGTCATTGACAGTGGCGACCGAAAGCGTTTTGAGGAAACAGGCCAAGAGCTTGGAGAAATCCTTAGTGAAGAAAAGTTAGCTG GTGTCCCTGTCTTGATATTTGCAAATAAGCAAGATCTCTTCAATGCTGCTCCAGCTTCTGAGATCGCTGAAGGCCTCCAGCTGCATACCATCCGAGACCGTACCTGGCAGATTCAAGCCTGCTCAGCCACTTCTGGTGAGGGAGTCAAG